The genomic region ACTCCTCACCAGGTTCGCTGGAACTTGTTGCGGATGAAGATGGCCAGCCCGTTGAGGAGCAGGATCATCGCCAGCAGCACGACGATCGCCGCGGAGGCCGCCTGCTGGAACTCCTCTTGGGAGTTGGAGCTCAACGAGAAGATCTGGATGGGCAGGGCGGTCACCGCGCTGCCCAGGCCGTCGGGGTCGAAGCGGACCGCGCCCGCGATGCCGAGCAGCAGCAGCGGCGCGGCCTCGCCGATCGCCCGGGACAGCCCGAGGATCGTGCCGGTCGCGATGCCGGGCACCGCGGAGGGCAGCGTCTGGCGCCAGGTGGTCTGCCACCGGGTCGCGCCGAGCGCCAGGGACGCCTCGCGGATCTCCCGCGGCACGGCCCGGACGGCCTCGCGGGTGGTGATGATGATGACCGGCAGGATCAGCAGCGCGAGCGCGATCGCGCCGCCCAGCACGATGCCCTTGCGCTCGTACCCCAGCAGCGCCATCACCGCGACGGCGAGCAGGCCGTAGACGATCGACGGCACGGCGGCGAGGTTCTGGAGATTGACCTCGATGAACCGGTTCCACCACCGGCGGCCGTCGGCGAACTCCTCGAGGTGCAGGGCCGCGGCGATGCCGAGCGGTACGGCGAGCACGGCAGTGGTCACCATCAGCCAGACGGTGCCGAGGATGCCGGCGCGGAAGCCGGTCTCGGCCGGGCGGATCACCGAGTCGTAGCGGGTGACCAGGTTGGCGTCGAAGCGGGGCGCCCCGTGGATGGCGGTGTCGACGATGAGGACGATCAGGACCATCACGCCGAAGAACAGCGAGAACCACAGCGCCCCGAGGAAGAGGATCGAGGTGGGTGTGCGGTCCTTGCTCCTCCCGGTCGCGATGGTGCTCCGGGTGACCTCCCGCGCGGTGGCGGCGGCGATGGACATCAGTAGACCTGCCTGAAGCGACGGACGATCGAGATGCTGACGACGTTGATGACCAGGGTGATCACGAACAGCAGCAGCCCGACCGCGAAGAGGGTGTTGTACGACGTGGAGCCGACCGGGTTCTCGCCCTGCGCGGTCTGGGCGATGAACCCCGTCATCGTCTGCATCCCCTCGCGCGGGTCGAGGGAGAGGTTGCGCTGGGCGCCGGCGGCGAGGGCGACGATCATCGTCTCCCCGACCGCGCGGGACATGCCGAGCACGATCGCGGCCGCGACG from Nocardioides pantholopis harbors:
- the pstA gene encoding phosphate ABC transporter permease PstA, whose amino-acid sequence is MSIAAATAREVTRSTIATGRSKDRTPTSILFLGALWFSLFFGVMVLIVLIVDTAIHGAPRFDANLVTRYDSVIRPAETGFRAGILGTVWLMVTTAVLAVPLGIAAALHLEEFADGRRWWNRFIEVNLQNLAAVPSIVYGLLAVAVMALLGYERKGIVLGGAIALALLILPVIIITTREAVRAVPREIREASLALGATRWQTTWRQTLPSAVPGIATGTILGLSRAIGEAAPLLLLGIAGAVRFDPDGLGSAVTALPIQIFSLSSNSQEEFQQAASAAIVVLLAMILLLNGLAIFIRNKFQRTW